In Patagioenas fasciata isolate bPatFas1 chromosome 20, bPatFas1.hap1, whole genome shotgun sequence, a genomic segment contains:
- the DYNC2I2 gene encoding cytoplasmic dynein 2 intermediate chain 2, whose product MFADGTAPGADVQSLWRSARSTGCEAKSCQTAKITTAEAAAQSHTSRDAGVQTDHSKDAAQDFQQEALVDYAGLLSFLQRVEDAVIKELNKNCKSRAFDGFEVNWTDQNETVLCLHTLSYAEARDQNLQVTSVSWNATGSVVACSYGRLDDGDWSTEKSYVCTWNLDRRGLNPQHPDLVVDVPSSVMCVAFHPSRPSLIAGGLFSGELVVWDTSRTEDPVLWRTGMTDDTHTDPVYQVNWLPEAKHGTHCRLLSVSTDGKILVWREERDGRLALAEGFAVVAQQIPRSTQLKKFARGDAAVGVTSLSFSLFDPRVFVVGLESGFSLKCSTAAQALALQRLGGSVPLRAPAELAFSPHGGPVYSVSCSPFHRNLFLSCGTDGQVHLHSMLQTQPLISLQLSKKYLFCVRWSPVRPLVFAAASGEGDVHLFDFEKSSQKPAVSLKQAAGEPPVYCLEFNAKQPGLLAAGDGTGTVRVWRLSSDFTEQGPREQSRLEQLANEITD is encoded by the exons ATGTTCGCGGACGGGACGGCGCCCGGCGCCGACGTGCAGTCGCTGTGGCGGAGCGCTCGGAGCACGGGCTGCGAGGCG AAAAGCTGCCAGACTGCAAAAATTACAACAGCAGAAGCTGCAGCACAATCTCATACCAGCCGAGATGCCGGTGTGCAGACGGATCACAGCAAAGATGCTGCCCAAGACTTCCAGCAAGAAGCCCTGGTCGATTACGCTGGCCTTCTGTCCTTCCTTCAGAGGGTGGAGGACGCTGTCATCAAAGAGCTAAATAAAAACTGTAAAAGCCGAGCCTTTGATGGCTTTGAAGTGAACTGGACAGATCAGAATGAAACA GTGTTGTGTTTGCATACGTTGTCATACGCGGAGGCTCGGGATCAAAACCTACAGGTTACCAGCGTCTCATGGAACGCAACCGGATCCGTTGTTGCGTGTTCGTACGGCCG GTTGGACGATGGGGACTGGAGCACAGAAAAATCCTACGTTTGTACCTGGAATCTGGACAGGAGAGGGTTGAATCCACAGCACCCTGACCTCGTGGTGGATGTTCCCAGTTCTGTCATGTGTGTGGCTTTCCACCCCTCCCGGCCTTCGCTGATAGCTG GTGGCCTGTTCAGTGGGGAGCTGGTGGTGTGGGACACCAGCCGGACAGAAGACCCGGTGCTCTGGAGGACGGGGATGACAGACGACACCCACACCGATCCCGTCTACCAG GTTAACTGGTTACCTGAGGCAAAGCACGGAACGCACTGCCGGCTGCTGAGCGTCTCGACGGACGGAAAGATCCTGGTGTGGAGGGAGGAGCGAGACGGTCGGTTGGCCTTGGCCGAAGGGTTTGCCGTGGTGGCTCAGCAGATCCCTCGCAGCACTCAGCTGAAGAAG TTCGCCCGGGGAGACGCTGCCGTGGGTGTGACCTCGCTCTCTTTTTCACTCTTCGATCCCCGTGTGTTCGTTGTTGGCCTGGAAAGCGGCTTTTCCCTGAAGTGCTCCACTGCGGCCCAGGCGCTGGCTCTGCAGCGGCTGGGCGGCTCCGTTCCGCTCCGGGCACCGGCTGAGCTCGCCTTCTCCCCGCACGGCGGGCCCGTCTACTCCGTCAGCTGCTCACCCTTCCACAG GAACCTCTTTCTGAGCTGTGGGACTGATGGACAAGTTCACCTGCACTCCATGTTACAGACACAACCCCTCATTTCCCTTCAGTTATCAAAGAAATATCTCTTCTGTGTGCGCTGGTCTCCAGTTCGACCCCTGGTCTTCGCAGCTGCTTCTGGGGAAG GAGATGTGCACCTGTTTGACTTCGAGAAGAGCTCACAGAAGCCCGCTGTTTCCCTGAAGCAGGCCGCGGGTGAGCCCCCTGTCTACTGTTTGGAATTCAACGCCAAGCAACCGGGGCTGCTGGCAGCAGGGGATGGCACCGGCACCGTCAGAGTCTGGCGGCTGAGCTCTGACTTCACCGAGCAGGGACCCAGGGAGCAGAGTCGCCTGGAGCAGCTGGCGAACGAGATCACGGACTGA